Proteins encoded in a region of the Blastococcus sp. Marseille-P5729 genome:
- a CDS encoding MMPL family transporter yields MATLLYRIGHFCYRNRKGVLAAWLVVLIGMATAAGLLMGKFSPQFSIPGLQSQTALDKLTEKVPAAGGTTGRVVLQAEDGPLATPAHDAQVEAMVSEISGMDGVASVTPPIPGTSISPTEPSIGYITIVFSDEIGAIPVATLESIEKVVGENDGDGLRAEIGGAAAQQMPAIGSTEGIGVAIAVVVLLITFGSILAAGLPLLTALIGLGIGISGILIVSGFVTMSDTAPILALMLGMAVGIDYALFIVSKHRDQLRRGLGVEESISRANATAGTAVVFAGLTVIIALAALTVVGIPFLGVMGLGSAFTVIMAVLVATTLVPALLGFAGYRVLPKKERTDIEARVGQTIAAEEHHTPNRWIRFIDRRPLVALLGGVLLLGLIAIPATQLRLGLPTDSTAGPETSKRQAYDLVVEGFGEGANNPLLLLVEPDSPQLLDPQTAAGVEAQVQQQLMQQAAENPQLAKYGTPEMLQMAVDQAKADAVMKPYIDQIAGVENVASVQAITGTPDGLFYVLQVVPGSGASDQATVDLVNELRSVSDDLGEQNGANVEVTGLNVVEMDISQKLADALPIYLAIVVGLALILLFFVFRSLIVPIKAVLGFLLSIAASFGAVVAVYQLGWLQGIFGVDTPAPIISFLPVLLIGILFGLSMDYEMFLVSGMREAHAHGLPARKAVTTGYMAGSRVVTAAAIIMISVFAGFIMAPDTIIASIGFALAVGVMFDAFVVRMTIVPAVMRLLGEKAWYLPRWMDKAIPHADVEGTKLLAKLEAADHKSERETELV; encoded by the coding sequence GTGGCAACGCTCCTCTATCGCATCGGGCACTTCTGCTACCGCAACCGCAAAGGCGTGCTCGCCGCGTGGCTCGTGGTGCTGATCGGCATGGCCACCGCCGCCGGTCTACTCATGGGCAAGTTCAGCCCGCAGTTCTCGATTCCAGGACTGCAGTCGCAGACCGCGCTGGACAAGCTCACCGAGAAGGTCCCGGCCGCCGGTGGCACGACCGGCCGCGTGGTCCTGCAGGCCGAGGACGGCCCGCTGGCCACCCCCGCGCACGACGCGCAGGTCGAGGCGATGGTCTCGGAGATCTCCGGGATGGACGGCGTCGCCTCGGTGACCCCGCCGATCCCCGGAACGAGCATCTCGCCCACCGAGCCCTCGATCGGCTACATCACGATCGTGTTCTCCGACGAGATCGGCGCGATCCCGGTCGCGACGCTCGAGTCGATCGAAAAGGTGGTCGGTGAGAACGACGGCGACGGGCTGCGCGCGGAGATCGGTGGCGCGGCCGCCCAGCAGATGCCCGCGATCGGCTCGACCGAGGGAATCGGCGTGGCCATCGCCGTGGTCGTCCTGCTGATCACCTTCGGGTCCATCCTGGCGGCCGGGCTGCCGCTGCTGACTGCGCTGATCGGTCTCGGTATCGGGATCAGCGGGATCCTGATCGTGTCGGGCTTCGTGACGATGTCCGACACCGCCCCGATCCTGGCCCTCATGCTCGGCATGGCGGTCGGTATCGACTACGCGCTGTTCATCGTCTCCAAGCACCGCGACCAGCTGCGCCGCGGCCTGGGGGTCGAGGAGTCGATCTCGCGGGCCAACGCCACCGCGGGTACCGCGGTCGTGTTCGCGGGCCTCACGGTGATCATCGCGCTGGCCGCGCTGACCGTCGTCGGCATCCCCTTCCTCGGCGTCATGGGTCTCGGGTCCGCGTTCACCGTCATCATGGCGGTGCTCGTCGCCACCACGCTGGTGCCGGCGCTGCTCGGATTCGCGGGCTACCGGGTGCTGCCGAAGAAGGAGCGCACGGACATCGAGGCCCGGGTCGGGCAGACCATCGCGGCCGAGGAGCATCACACGCCGAACCGGTGGATCCGGTTCATCGACCGGCGTCCGCTCGTCGCGCTGCTCGGCGGCGTCCTGCTGCTCGGCCTGATCGCGATCCCGGCTACCCAGCTGCGCCTCGGGCTGCCGACCGACAGCACCGCCGGTCCAGAGACCAGCAAGCGCCAGGCCTACGACCTCGTCGTCGAGGGATTCGGGGAGGGCGCCAACAACCCGTTGCTCCTGCTGGTCGAGCCCGACTCGCCGCAGCTGCTGGACCCGCAGACCGCGGCCGGCGTGGAGGCGCAGGTGCAGCAGCAGCTCATGCAGCAGGCGGCCGAGAACCCGCAGCTGGCGAAGTACGGAACCCCCGAGATGCTCCAGATGGCCGTCGACCAGGCGAAGGCGGACGCCGTGATGAAGCCGTACATCGACCAGATCGCCGGGGTCGAGAACGTCGCGTCGGTCCAGGCGATCACCGGGACGCCGGACGGGTTGTTCTACGTGCTGCAGGTGGTGCCCGGCAGCGGGGCCTCGGACCAGGCCACCGTCGATCTGGTGAACGAGCTGCGCTCCGTCAGTGACGACCTCGGCGAGCAGAACGGCGCGAACGTCGAGGTGACCGGCCTGAACGTGGTCGAGATGGACATCTCGCAGAAGCTGGCCGACGCGCTCCCGATCTACCTGGCGATCGTCGTCGGGCTGGCGCTCATCCTGCTCTTCTTCGTCTTCCGCTCGCTCATTGTGCCGATCAAGGCGGTGCTGGGCTTCCTGCTGTCGATCGCGGCGTCCTTCGGTGCCGTCGTCGCGGTCTACCAGCTCGGCTGGCTGCAGGGGATCTTCGGCGTCGACACCCCGGCGCCCATCATCAGCTTCCTCCCGGTGCTGCTGATCGGCATCCTCTTCGGCCTATCCATGGACTACGAGATGTTCCTGGTCTCGGGCATGCGTGAGGCACACGCGCACGGTCTCCCGGCGCGCAAGGCCGTGACGACCGGCTACATGGCCGGCTCGCGGGTGGTCACCGCAGCCGCAATCATCATGATCTCGGTGTTCGCGGGATTCATCATGGCGCCCGACACAATCATCGCCTCGATCGGCTTCGCGCTGGCGGTCGGCGTGATGTTCGATGCCTTCGTGGTGCGGATGACGATCGTGCCGGCGGTGATGCGGCTGCTCGGCGAGAAGGCCTGGTACCTACCGCGGTGGATGGACAAGGCCATCCCGCACGCGGACGTCGAGGGAACCAAGCTACTGGCGAAGCTGGAGGCCGCCGACCACAAGTCCGAGCGAGAGACCGAGCTGGTCTGA